A window from bacterium encodes these proteins:
- a CDS encoding protein kinase, translated as MIGTRVSHYTILEKLGAGGMGVVYKAEDTRLKRFVALKFLPPELTRDEEAKERFLNEAQAASTLDHPNICNIHEIGETEDGRLFIVMAYYDGETLKQKLASGRLPLAEALDLAGQIAQGLAEAHAHGIIHRDIKPANIMITSEGVAKILDFGLAKLAGQAHVTRLGATLGTPKYMSPEQARGEAIDQRTDLWSLGAVLYEALAGRPAFNGEYEQSVIYSILNEEPQPLTGLRAELPPALDRILRKALAKHPAERYQHISELLADLQRMEAGAPVGVPTRRFRLTAPLRWGIVGLALLGGALWLLVQPGAEVAQTRKSIAVLPFVPITKSEEDRSFAAGIHNDVLTQVSKISEVKVIARTSVLRYQDSPKSIKEIARELDVRTVLEGSTRRSGNTIRVTAQLIDAKTEESLWADTYDRPYADIFAIQSDIAQKIAAALQARLGQEELRSIQAPPTRNLQAYEHYQKGKYFWSISYDWEGNLMAAERFAEACRLDSTFALAYAWQSIAYSVVYLTTPNLASKSAYDHKSKAALQRAAALAPDLPEVYLAKGNYLAYVKSDADGALREAEIANQKRPNDTWVLSFMSDLLSSKQDLAGALRLAERIYRLDPKGISGPFYAAWHSFSLGRFAEAERWADIMIANDPEGGAGYGAKISFLLRGFGAIDRAELVAQEADILVTRDKDHLLGPECLLFAYKRDYARALATLAGSQQPSFYLLRALLLNLLNRPAEARANFDSARLAFGGVLNASPNNQTARLSLAIAYAGLGERVRAQQEMAQVDSLSRIGQGLEIAYFHILNGENEAALQYLEKCISRPREPSPAVLRRDPRLDALRGDARFQKIIARTEAARRT; from the coding sequence GTGATTGGTACCAGAGTTTCCCACTATACCATCCTCGAAAAACTCGGCGCTGGGGGCATGGGAGTCGTTTATAAGGCCGAGGACACCAGACTCAAACGCTTCGTTGCCCTCAAGTTCCTGCCGCCGGAGTTGACCCGCGACGAGGAAGCCAAGGAACGTTTCCTCAACGAGGCGCAAGCCGCCTCGACGCTCGACCATCCCAACATCTGCAATATTCACGAAATTGGTGAAACGGAAGACGGCCGGCTCTTCATCGTTATGGCATATTATGACGGCGAAACGCTGAAGCAAAAGCTGGCCAGCGGCCGTCTGCCGTTGGCAGAGGCGCTTGATCTTGCCGGACAAATTGCACAGGGCCTGGCGGAAGCGCACGCGCACGGCATCATCCATCGCGACATTAAACCTGCCAACATCATGATAACCAGCGAGGGCGTGGCCAAGATTTTGGATTTTGGCCTTGCCAAGCTTGCCGGCCAGGCGCACGTCACCAGACTCGGCGCGACGCTGGGCACGCCCAAGTACATGTCGCCCGAGCAGGCACGCGGCGAAGCGATCGATCAACGCACTGATCTCTGGTCTCTGGGCGCGGTGCTTTACGAAGCGCTCGCCGGCCGGCCGGCGTTCAACGGCGAGTATGAACAGTCGGTGATCTATTCGATTTTGAATGAGGAACCGCAGCCGCTCACCGGTCTGCGCGCCGAGTTGCCGCCGGCGCTGGATCGCATCCTGCGCAAGGCACTCGCCAAGCACCCCGCGGAACGCTACCAGCACATAAGCGAGCTGCTGGCCGATTTGCAGAGAATGGAAGCGGGCGCGCCGGTTGGTGTTCCCACCAGACGATTTCGCCTGACTGCGCCGCTGCGGTGGGGAATCGTGGGCCTGGCGTTGCTGGGCGGCGCGCTCTGGCTGTTGGTGCAACCAGGGGCAGAGGTGGCGCAAACGCGCAAATCGATCGCGGTGCTGCCGTTCGTGCCCATCACCAAATCCGAAGAGGACCGGAGTTTTGCCGCGGGTATTCACAACGACGTTCTCACCCAAGTCTCGAAGATCAGCGAGGTGAAGGTGATTGCCCGGACTTCGGTGCTGCGGTATCAGGATTCGCCGAAATCAATCAAGGAAATCGCCCGAGAATTGGACGTGCGCACGGTGTTGGAAGGCAGCACCCGCCGCAGCGGCAATACCATCCGCGTGACCGCGCAGTTGATCGATGCCAAAACCGAAGAGAGCCTCTGGGCAGACACCTACGACCGGCCGTACGCCGACATTTTCGCGATTCAGAGCGACATCGCGCAGAAGATTGCCGCAGCTCTGCAAGCCCGACTCGGGCAGGAAGAACTGCGCTCGATTCAAGCGCCGCCCACGCGCAATCTGCAGGCGTACGAGCATTACCAGAAAGGCAAGTACTTCTGGAGCATCTCCTATGACTGGGAGGGCAATCTCATGGCCGCGGAGAGGTTTGCAGAGGCGTGCCGGTTGGATTCCACCTTTGCGCTGGCCTATGCCTGGCAATCCATCGCCTATAGCGTCGTTTATCTCACCACGCCCAATCTCGCCAGCAAGAGCGCATATGATCACAAGAGCAAAGCCGCGCTGCAAAGAGCCGCTGCCCTCGCTCCGGATTTGCCGGAAGTCTACCTCGCCAAGGGAAACTACCTCGCCTACGTGAAAAGCGATGCGGATGGGGCTTTGCGCGAAGCTGAGATCGCCAATCAGAAGCGGCCGAATGATACGTGGGTTCTCTCCTTCATGTCCGACTTATTGTCGAGTAAGCAGGATCTGGCGGGGGCGTTGCGCCTCGCGGAACGGATTTACCGGTTGGATCCCAAGGGCATTTCCGGGCCGTTTTACGCGGCCTGGCATTCCTTTAGTCTGGGACGGTTTGCTGAGGCGGAGCGCTGGGCCGACATCATGATTGCGAATGACCCGGAAGGCGGCGCAGGCTATGGCGCCAAGATCAGCTTCCTGCTGCGGGGATTTGGTGCGATCGATCGTGCGGAATTGGTTGCACAAGAAGCCGACATTTTGGTGACCAGGGACAAGGATCACCTACTGGGTCCGGAGTGCTTGCTGTTCGCTTACAAGCGGGACTATGCCCGCGCGCTGGCAACTCTGGCAGGATCGCAACAGCCGAGTTTCTATTTGCTGCGCGCCCTGCTGCTGAATCTCTTGAACCGGCCGGCAGAGGCAAGAGCGAATTTCGATTCCGCCCGGCTTGCCTTTGGCGGCGTGTTGAATGCCAGTCCGAACAACCAAACGGCGCGGCTGTCCTTGGCAATCGCCTATGCCGGGCTGGGGGAAAGAGTTCGGGCACAACAGGAAATGGCCCAGGTTGACAGTCTCTCCCGAATCGGTCAGGGATTGGAAATTGCCTATTTTCACATATTGAACGGCGAAAACGAAGCCGCACTTCAGTATTTGGAAAAGTGCATTTCCAGACCCCGGGAACCCTCGCCGGCGGTGCTGCGGCGTGATCCTCGCCTGGACGCGCTTCGCGGCGATGCCCGCTTTCAAAAGATTATCGCGAGAACCGAAGCGGCACGCAGGACTTGA
- a CDS encoding DUF1939 domain-containing protein: protein MRAASRWITLLLLVACGWPRSGSAQDFMLQGWYWDYPKTANGYLWADTLRLRAQQLHESGFTYVWLPPLSRAASGANSNGYDPKDLFDLGEYGLGATGFGSRADYDALIAEFNSVGLKAVADVVYNHRDGGLPENNPSVAGWIRNMSYAKIAAGDQPYPSDRFRLILPIGGSTGRGAGTYYFKFGSKSQHPNFFNKPYKVYMETRKVGYQGQPNQFEFEPNGGGGCGEPNNAISLGVDLFANVDGLGCKIDEFALTLSSNDFNAAGDTVFIYLNNRNVGGLGDYSDHTVLELYYSGGGGNIEGALAYQTWTDFRSLASGRGDMNHPNFKPNGNPTQLAGDYDAMFFFYDYDQKNVASTIDTLQAWTRWLWHGAGIRGYRLDAVKHFEPKFTGDLLENLHDYGIDPGMVVGEFFDGNSFVLKQWIDNVLANMDGDTKSAIAPRVFDFSLRYALEAASDQFGYDARNVFNASIVDAQGASGFNVVTFTDNHDFRGSGQPIDNDPLLAYAYILTNNQVGLPSVYYYDYYNRGLRTEIDKLIRIHQDHISGASQRDYLSRLSTPYPQSFTSGLASTTLFFQLSGTPAGRDVLVAINYAGLTLHVTHGVNTSTMNLASGDTLTDMLGKSTAPYMVVDNSGSVQFQIPPRSYAVWVQGAPREFLFANAGSPPTICAGDTVPIGGNPTAAGGVFGGPYVITWAPNDGSLSDIHAANPQAWPATTTAYTVTVTESSSGLTVTDDVTVTVNPLPAVTFDAVGALCLNDPPVDLSALVSPGGGTFSGPGISGSTFDPAAAGEGTHSLTYAFTDGNGCSNSASQGVTVKPVPTAEVSGDDAVCTGTTHNYTATTNAASPSYSWSITGGTINGSATNNPVSVTAGSAGTMILQVTVTDGTTSCSNSATQNVQVDANTVTVAAGENAAACLGVAALLNGTAAGGSGTYTFAWTVESGPDLSPAQFNDPTAEDPQFTPAAVGDYVLHFTVEDGVCLPVFGEVALEVNAPPAVSINGADPVNTGTTHTYSADTDAANPNYLWSVTGGTINGSNTSSAVSVTAGTIGEMIVRVRVTDGNTTCSDSAGKHVTVTASNLTAYAGENQAICADSSLTLNGEAAGGDGTYTLAWSVESGPNTSNAQFNDPALEDPVFTPTTAGEYVLRFTVDDGVNTPVSDEVTITVHALPLVEAGSDRELIYGLTTTLGGSPTASGNGPFTYLWSPAIGLLDPPEAANPQAKPLTTTTYTVTVTDANGCSSSDQVTVTVAAYVFLSNDYVKINKNKQSDGNIHSNARIEFGRGAPGTHTGNLTALDDITIREKNTIIGDVTAGDELYLLKTAIVTGAKNAHATVAAVTLPAFTFSAGGPSLTVKPGTSRTLSPGSYGTILVDDKATLSLSTGDYFIDLLNTDPSAVLSLNVANGPINIYVVTDLDFDTKVQVLIVGGTTEQVTFVTLQDPKVDIGKKALIRGTLVAQHAEVHFSSEAKFKGAVIADGITLDANVKFQFHTSTAVFPKEPGEDEEEEESQEQLSVAGYELAQNYPNPFNPATLISFALPQAGAVTLQVYSETGQQVRTLLDGEMAAGQHEVSWNGRNESGQVVAAGLYFYRIIVQGNSGETVFTETRRMTLLK from the coding sequence ATGCGCGCCGCGTCACGTTGGATCACGTTACTGCTGCTGGTGGCCTGCGGCTGGCCACGTTCCGGCTCGGCACAAGATTTCATGTTGCAGGGCTGGTATTGGGATTATCCCAAAACTGCCAATGGCTATTTGTGGGCGGACACGCTGCGGTTGCGCGCGCAGCAACTGCACGAGTCCGGCTTCACCTATGTTTGGCTGCCGCCGCTGTCGCGCGCCGCCTCCGGCGCCAACAGCAACGGCTATGATCCCAAAGACCTGTTTGATCTGGGGGAATACGGCCTGGGCGCCACGGGTTTCGGCAGCCGCGCCGATTACGACGCGTTGATCGCCGAGTTCAACAGTGTCGGCCTCAAAGCGGTGGCTGATGTCGTCTACAACCATCGCGACGGCGGCCTGCCGGAGAACAATCCCTCGGTGGCGGGATGGATCCGCAACATGAGCTACGCCAAAATCGCTGCCGGCGATCAGCCTTATCCCTCCGACCGCTTTCGCTTAATCCTGCCCATCGGCGGCAGCACCGGCCGCGGCGCCGGCACCTATTACTTCAAATTCGGATCGAAATCGCAGCACCCGAACTTTTTCAATAAGCCATACAAAGTCTACATGGAAACCCGCAAGGTCGGGTATCAGGGGCAGCCGAATCAGTTTGAGTTCGAGCCGAACGGCGGCGGCGGGTGCGGTGAGCCGAACAACGCCATTTCCCTGGGTGTGGACCTGTTTGCCAATGTTGATGGCTTGGGGTGCAAGATCGATGAATTCGCCCTGACCTTGAGCAGCAATGATTTCAACGCTGCCGGGGATACCGTCTTTATTTATCTCAATAACCGCAATGTCGGCGGTTTGGGCGATTATTCCGATCACACCGTGCTCGAGCTGTACTACTCCGGTGGCGGCGGCAATATCGAAGGCGCGCTGGCGTATCAAACCTGGACGGATTTTCGCAGTCTGGCCAGCGGCCGCGGCGACATGAATCATCCCAACTTCAAGCCCAACGGCAATCCCACGCAATTGGCCGGCGACTACGACGCGATGTTTTTTTTCTATGACTATGACCAGAAGAATGTCGCCAGCACCATCGACACCCTGCAGGCCTGGACGCGCTGGCTGTGGCACGGCGCCGGCATCCGCGGCTACCGGCTGGATGCCGTGAAGCATTTCGAGCCCAAGTTCACCGGCGATCTGCTGGAAAACCTGCATGATTACGGCATCGACCCGGGAATGGTGGTGGGCGAGTTCTTTGACGGCAATTCTTTCGTGCTGAAGCAGTGGATCGACAACGTGCTGGCCAACATGGACGGCGACACCAAGAGCGCCATTGCGCCGCGCGTGTTCGACTTCTCGCTGCGCTATGCCCTGGAAGCCGCTTCCGATCAATTCGGTTATGACGCGCGCAATGTGTTCAACGCCAGCATCGTCGATGCGCAAGGCGCCAGCGGCTTCAATGTCGTGACCTTCACCGACAACCACGATTTCCGCGGCAGCGGTCAGCCGATTGACAACGATCCCCTCCTGGCCTATGCCTACATTCTCACCAACAATCAGGTCGGCTTGCCGAGTGTCTATTACTACGACTATTACAATCGCGGCTTGCGCACCGAGATCGACAAGCTCATCCGGATTCACCAAGACCACATTTCCGGGGCCTCACAGCGCGACTATCTCAGCCGCCTCAGTACGCCATACCCGCAGAGTTTCACCTCCGGCCTGGCCAGCACGACCTTGTTCTTTCAACTGAGCGGAACGCCCGCGGGCCGCGACGTCCTGGTCGCCATCAACTATGCCGGCCTGACGTTGCACGTTACCCACGGCGTCAATACCTCGACAATGAATCTCGCCAGCGGCGATACGTTGACTGATATGTTGGGGAAATCAACCGCGCCCTACATGGTGGTCGACAACTCCGGCAGCGTGCAGTTTCAAATTCCGCCGCGCAGCTATGCCGTGTGGGTGCAGGGCGCGCCGCGCGAGTTCTTGTTTGCGAATGCCGGTTCGCCACCAACCATCTGTGCCGGCGACACGGTGCCGATCGGCGGCAATCCCACGGCCGCGGGCGGTGTTTTCGGCGGGCCGTATGTCATCACGTGGGCGCCGAATGATGGCTCGCTCAGCGACATTCACGCCGCCAATCCCCAGGCCTGGCCCGCGACAACAACCGCCTACACGGTGACAGTGACCGAGAGTTCATCCGGCCTCACGGTTACCGATGACGTCACCGTGACGGTCAATCCGCTGCCGGCGGTTACGTTTGATGCCGTTGGCGCTCTTTGTTTGAACGACCCGCCGGTGGATTTGTCGGCGTTGGTTTCGCCCGGTGGCGGCACTTTTTCCGGACCGGGCATATCCGGCAGCACCTTTGATCCCGCGGCAGCAGGAGAGGGCACGCATTCTTTGACGTATGCTTTCACCGACGGCAACGGCTGCAGCAACAGCGCCAGCCAGGGCGTGACGGTCAAGCCGGTACCGACGGCCGAGGTCAGTGGTGATGATGCGGTGTGCACGGGCACGACGCACAATTACACTGCCACGACGAATGCGGCCAGTCCAAGCTACTCATGGAGCATCACCGGCGGCACGATCAACGGCAGCGCCACCAATAACCCAGTGAGTGTGACTGCCGGCAGCGCGGGGACGATGATCTTACAGGTGACCGTCACGGATGGCACAACCTCCTGCAGCAACAGCGCAACGCAAAATGTTCAGGTCGACGCCAATACCGTTACTGTCGCTGCCGGTGAGAATGCCGCGGCGTGTCTGGGTGTTGCCGCGTTGTTGAACGGCACCGCCGCGGGCGGCAGCGGGACCTACACCTTTGCGTGGACCGTGGAATCAGGCCCCGATCTCAGCCCTGCGCAATTCAATGATCCCACGGCCGAGGATCCGCAGTTCACGCCTGCGGCTGTGGGCGACTACGTGCTGCACTTCACCGTTGAGGATGGCGTGTGTCTGCCGGTTTTTGGTGAAGTCGCGCTCGAAGTCAATGCACCGCCGGCGGTGAGCATCAACGGCGCCGACCCCGTGAACACCGGCACCACGCACACCTACTCGGCGGACACCGATGCCGCCAATCCGAACTACCTGTGGAGTGTCACCGGCGGCACCATCAATGGCAGCAACACCTCGAGTGCGGTGAGCGTGACCGCCGGTACCATTGGTGAGATGATCGTGCGCGTGCGAGTGACGGACGGCAACACCACTTGCAGCGACAGTGCCGGTAAACACGTGACCGTGACGGCCAGCAACTTGACGGCTTATGCCGGTGAGAATCAAGCGATCTGTGCGGATTCGTCCTTGACGCTCAACGGCGAGGCCGCCGGCGGCGACGGCACCTACACGTTGGCGTGGTCGGTGGAGTCCGGCCCCAACACCAGCAACGCGCAATTCAACGATCCGGCGCTGGAAGATCCGGTGTTCACGCCCACCACGGCCGGCGAGTATGTGCTGCGCTTCACGGTCGATGACGGCGTCAACACGCCGGTTTCTGACGAGGTGACGATCACCGTGCACGCGCTGCCCCTGGTCGAAGCCGGCAGTGATCGCGAGTTGATCTACGGCCTGACTACGACGCTGGGCGGCAGCCCCACTGCCAGCGGCAACGGGCCATTCACCTATCTTTGGTCGCCGGCGATCGGCCTGCTCGATCCACCGGAGGCCGCCAATCCCCAAGCCAAGCCGCTGACGACAACGACCTACACGGTGACAGTGACCGATGCCAACGGCTGCAGCAGCAGCGACCAGGTGACCGTCACCGTCGCGGCGTACGTTTTTCTCTCGAATGATTATGTGAAGATCAACAAGAACAAACAGTCGGACGGCAACATCCACAGCAATGCGAGGATTGAATTCGGCCGGGGCGCGCCCGGCACGCACACCGGCAATCTCACTGCCCTTGACGACATCACCATTCGTGAGAAGAACACCATCATCGGCGATGTCACTGCCGGCGATGAGCTTTATCTCTTGAAGACGGCGATCGTGACCGGCGCGAAGAACGCGCATGCGACGGTGGCAGCGGTCACGTTGCCGGCCTTTACTTTCAGCGCAGGTGGGCCGAGCCTGACGGTGAAACCCGGCACCTCCCGCACTTTGTCGCCAGGCTCCTACGGCACGATTCTGGTTGACGACAAAGCCACCTTGTCCCTTTCCACCGGTGACTATTTCATCGACCTCCTGAACACCGACCCCTCTGCCGTGCTGTCGCTCAATGTTGCCAACGGTCCGATCAATATTTACGTCGTCACTGATCTGGACTTTGACACCAAGGTGCAGGTGTTGATCGTGGGCGGCACGACCGAGCAAGTGACGTTCGTGACGCTGCAGGATCCCAAGGTCGATATCGGCAAGAAGGCGCTCATTCGCGGCACGCTGGTGGCGCAACACGCCGAGGTACATTTCTCCAGCGAGGCCAAATTCAAGGGCGCAGTCATCGCCGACGGCATCACGCTCGACGCCAATGTCAAGTTTCAGTTCCACACCTCGACCGCGGTGTTCCCGAAAGAACCCGGCGAGGATGAGGAAGAAGAGGAGAGTCAGGAGCAGTTGTCCGTGGCGGGTTACGAGTTGGCGCAGAACTATCCCAACCCCTTCAATCCGGCCACGCTGATCAGTTTTGCCCTGCCGCAAGCCGGCGCAGTGACGCTGCAAGTCTATTCCGAAACCGGCCAGCAGGTGCGGACGCTGCTCGATGGCGAGATGGCGGCCGGCCAGCATGAGGTATCGTGGAATGGCCGCAACGAATCCGGCCAGGTCGTTGCTGCCGGACTGTATTTCTACCGCATTATCGTGCAAGGCAACAGCGGTGAGACGGTCTTCACGGAGACGCGGCGGATGACTTTGTTGAAGTAG
- a CDS encoding metalloregulator ArsR/SmtB family transcription factor, whose product MLHDDGHAVCEIEYVDQAHVQKAARKIAHHRRIANLAEIFKILSDPMRLKIILALQRAELCVCDLASLLGVTRPAISHHLRFLREVRLVKYRRAGKMAYYSLDDEHIERLIKVATEHVAETERADARDRQQKVKAAKV is encoded by the coding sequence ATGTTGCACGACGACGGCCATGCGGTTTGTGAGATCGAATATGTCGACCAAGCCCATGTCCAAAAAGCCGCCAGAAAGATTGCCCATCACCGCCGCATCGCCAATCTCGCGGAGATTTTCAAGATCCTGAGCGATCCCATGCGTCTCAAGATCATCCTCGCGCTGCAGCGCGCCGAGCTGTGCGTCTGCGATCTGGCCAGCCTGCTGGGCGTCACCCGGCCGGCGATTTCACATCATCTGCGCTTCCTGCGCGAAGTGCGGCTGGTGAAATATCGCCGCGCGGGCAAGATGGCGTACTATTCGCTTGATGACGAGCATATCGAGCGCCTGATCAAAGTCGCAACCGAGCATGTAGCGGAAACCGAGCGCGCTGACGCCAGGGACAGACAGCAAAAAGTCAAAGCCGCAAAGGTGTGA
- the cadA gene encoding cadmium-translocating P-type ATPase, whose translation MDKKTNTLTHEEINVVGVHCAGCARTIESAVTQMPGVDAVAVNFASGKVKVSFDRSRQDLARIKERIESAGFQVKHEHRHAEQEARLPFWQTPEVLAVAISGVLLGIGLLVDFLARDSFFYVFDFKFHVSAPILLLALLTGAWFFAPKGLRAVRTLALDINFLMTLAIFGAILIEEYVEAASLAFLYSLAELLEGYAVERARRSLKMLTQIAPAQAVIKREGREQTVDVHEVKVGETLIARPGERIALDGIVVAGASSVNQSPITGESVPLDKQPGDEVYAGSLNEQGYLEIRITKPAKDTTLSRIIEMVEEAESQKAPSAKFIDRFARVYTPTVVLLAVVIAIVPPLFFNGDFKLWFEKALTLLVISCPCALVISTPVAVISAITGAARNGVLIKGGIHLENMAQVQAIAFDKTGTLTRGKLVVTDVLPLNGIAPKNLLQLAASLEQRSEHPIAQAITQAAAGMPLQLVSEFESAAGRGLRGRVNGAQYRIGAPEMFAGENLALPAAQLQALHAQGKSTMLVGIDHEIAGIIAVADRLRENAGTVVADIHRLGLKTVMLSGDNAVTARAIAQAAGIADVHAGLLPEAKVGEIKKLQAQFGKVAMVGDGINDAPALATAEVGIAMGAAGSDAALETADIALMGDDLGKLPYLVALSRRARTIIKQNVWASLLLKLALGLAVFPGWTTLVIAVLCGDMGASLAVIGNAMRLARFRPNGSGRKVA comes from the coding sequence ATGGACAAGAAGACGAATACTCTCACCCACGAAGAAATCAACGTGGTCGGCGTGCATTGCGCCGGCTGCGCCCGCACGATTGAATCCGCGGTTACGCAAATGCCGGGCGTCGATGCCGTTGCCGTCAATTTTGCGAGCGGCAAGGTCAAAGTCAGCTTCGACAGAAGCCGGCAGGACCTGGCGCGCATCAAGGAACGCATCGAGAGCGCGGGCTTTCAGGTCAAACATGAGCATCGCCACGCCGAGCAGGAGGCGCGGCTGCCGTTTTGGCAAACGCCCGAAGTGCTGGCCGTGGCCATTTCCGGCGTGCTGCTGGGAATCGGTCTGTTGGTCGATTTCCTTGCCCGCGATTCGTTTTTTTATGTTTTTGACTTCAAGTTTCATGTGTCCGCGCCGATCTTGCTGCTGGCGCTTCTCACCGGCGCTTGGTTTTTTGCGCCCAAAGGTTTGCGCGCCGTGCGCACCCTGGCGCTGGATATCAATTTCCTCATGACCCTCGCCATCTTCGGCGCGATTCTGATCGAAGAATATGTCGAGGCCGCGAGCCTGGCCTTCTTGTATTCGCTGGCAGAATTGCTGGAAGGTTACGCGGTGGAACGCGCGCGCCGCTCGCTCAAAATGCTCACGCAAATTGCGCCGGCCCAGGCGGTGATCAAGCGGGAGGGCCGCGAGCAGACGGTCGACGTGCACGAAGTCAAAGTGGGCGAGACCCTCATTGCACGGCCGGGCGAACGCATCGCGCTCGATGGCATCGTCGTGGCCGGCGCCTCCAGTGTCAATCAATCGCCGATCACCGGCGAATCCGTGCCGCTCGACAAGCAGCCGGGCGACGAAGTGTACGCCGGCAGCCTCAACGAGCAGGGCTATCTCGAGATTCGCATCACCAAGCCGGCGAAAGATACGACCCTGTCGCGCATCATCGAAATGGTGGAGGAGGCGGAGAGCCAGAAGGCGCCGAGCGCCAAGTTCATCGACCGCTTCGCGCGCGTCTACACGCCTACGGTGGTGCTGCTGGCGGTGGTGATTGCCATCGTGCCGCCGCTTTTTTTCAATGGCGATTTCAAACTGTGGTTTGAAAAGGCGCTCACGCTGCTGGTGATTTCCTGTCCGTGTGCGCTGGTGATCTCGACGCCGGTGGCGGTGATCTCGGCGATTACCGGCGCGGCGCGCAACGGCGTGCTCATCAAGGGCGGCATTCATCTAGAAAACATGGCGCAGGTGCAGGCCATTGCCTTCGACAAAACCGGCACGCTCACCCGCGGCAAGCTGGTGGTGACCGACGTGCTGCCGCTCAACGGCATCGCGCCGAAGAATTTGCTGCAACTCGCTGCCTCGCTGGAGCAGCGCAGCGAGCATCCCATCGCGCAGGCCATCACGCAGGCGGCCGCCGGCATGCCGCTGCAACTGGTGTCCGAGTTTGAGAGTGCGGCCGGCCGGGGTTTGCGCGGCCGGGTCAATGGCGCGCAGTATCGCATCGGCGCGCCCGAGATGTTCGCCGGTGAAAATCTTGCGCTGCCGGCCGCGCAATTGCAGGCGCTGCACGCGCAGGGCAAATCCACCATGTTGGTCGGTATTGATCACGAGATTGCCGGCATCATTGCAGTGGCCGACCGCTTGCGCGAGAATGCCGGCACGGTCGTGGCGGACATTCACCGCCTCGGCCTCAAGACGGTCATGCTGTCAGGCGACAATGCCGTCACCGCCAGGGCGATCGCACAGGCGGCCGGCATTGCGGATGTGCACGCCGGGCTGCTGCCCGAGGCGAAAGTCGGAGAGATCAAGAAGCTGCAGGCGCAATTTGGCAAGGTGGCAATGGTGGGAGATGGCATCAACGATGCGCCGGCGCTGGCCACGGCGGAAGTGGGCATTGCCATGGGCGCGGCCGGCAGCGATGCCGCACTGGAAACCGCGGACATCGCGCTGATGGGAGATGATCTGGGCAAGCTGCCTTATCTCGTCGCCTTGAGCCGGCGGGCGCGCACGATCATCAAACAAAACGTGTGGGCTTCGCTTTTGCTCAAGCTGGCGCTCGGCCTGGCAGTGTTTCCGGGCTGGACGACGCTGGTGATCGCCGTGCTGTGCGGCGACATGGGCGCCTCGCTGGCGGTGATCGGCAACGCCATGCGCCTAGCGAGGTTCAGGCCGAATGGCAGCGGACGAAAGGTTGCTTGA
- a CDS encoding PIN domain-containing protein produces MIFVDTGAWVALEDKRDSHHIAALKLKYELVAAKTRLITTNYILDETYTLMLLNSGYARTVSFKHALDRLIRQNVIVVLHITPDIEYEAWEIFERFNRDKSWSFTDCTSRVIMD; encoded by the coding sequence ATGATCTTCGTCGATACTGGGGCATGGGTGGCGCTCGAGGACAAGCGTGATTCCCATCACATAGCAGCGCTCAAGCTCAAGTATGAGCTGGTTGCGGCAAAAACTCGCCTGATTACGACTAATTACATTCTTGATGAAACCTACACATTGATGTTGCTGAATTCAGGTTATGCAAGGACGGTAAGCTTCAAGCACGCGCTTGATCGGTTGATCCGTCAGAATGTCATCGTTGTCCTTCATATTACGCCTGATATTGAATACGAAGCTTGGGAGATTTTCGAGCGCTTTAATCGCGACAAAAGTTGGTCTTTCACAGATTGTACGAGCAGAGTCATTATGGATTGA